Proteins encoded in a region of the Planifilum fimeticola genome:
- a CDS encoding ABC transporter permease has protein sequence MKTMNELGAAVAFVERSFRLVKRYLAWEVVFLFYNIVNTLTIGLIGYTAEPEARGETVLFLVIGALCWGFMAVLFEEVANTITWERWEGTIEYTFMAPIRRITHLFGTCLFAILYGLVRTVVVLIAVALFFDLPLQQANLIAALAAVVAAGPAFMGLGLIAAVLPLLSPERGTQATHIIQGVILLVSGIYYPVSVLPGWLQPLSLVSPGTYALEAARAALLKGAKVAELLPDLLLLLGLGAILIPLGLWIFSVAERYAMRTGKLKRSG, from the coding sequence ATGAAGACGATGAATGAACTGGGCGCCGCAGTCGCCTTCGTGGAACGCAGTTTTCGCCTCGTCAAGCGCTATCTCGCCTGGGAAGTGGTTTTCCTTTTCTACAATATCGTCAACACCCTGACCATCGGACTGATCGGATACACCGCGGAGCCCGAAGCCCGGGGAGAGACCGTCCTTTTCCTGGTGATCGGCGCCCTGTGCTGGGGGTTCATGGCTGTGCTTTTCGAGGAAGTGGCCAACACCATCACCTGGGAACGGTGGGAGGGGACGATCGAGTACACCTTCATGGCTCCGATCCGCAGGATCACCCATCTGTTCGGAACCTGCCTCTTCGCCATCCTCTACGGGCTCGTACGGACCGTCGTCGTCCTGATCGCCGTCGCCCTCTTTTTCGATCTTCCCCTTCAGCAGGCCAACCTGATCGCCGCCTTGGCGGCAGTCGTCGCCGCCGGTCCCGCCTTCATGGGCCTGGGCCTGATCGCCGCCGTGCTGCCCCTTCTCTCCCCCGAACGGGGAACGCAGGCAACCCACATCATCCAGGGGGTCATCTTGCTGGTTTCCGGCATCTACTACCCGGTGTCGGTCCTTCCCGGATGGCTTCAACCGCTGTCCCTCGTCTCGCCGGGAACCTACGCCCTCGAGGCGGCCCGGGCCGCTCTGCTGAAGGGGGCGAAAGTCGCCGAGCTCCTTCCCGACCTCCTTCTGCTCCTCGGTTTGGGGGCGATCCTCATCCCCTTGGGTCTGTGGATTTTCTCCGTCGCCGAACGGTACGCGATGCGGACCGGAAAGCTGAAGCGGAGCGGATGA
- a CDS encoding ABC transporter ATP-binding protein, giving the protein MTQTLEMPSSPHIETVPDDKEVVIDCRGVSKHFYEPVEGSRTWRNLFLGERRRIRAVNQVSFRVYRGEIFGLLGANGSGKSTMIRLIATLLFPDAGQLTVFGKDVVRHQQEVRRRINRVSVEASFFKKLSSMENLRYTARLYGLSVQEGERRALEILRRLGISSQKSRVPLENLSRGMQQKVAIARALMTDPELVLLDEPTTGLDPKSKRDVQKFLLEVKKGGQTTMILTSHDMDEAEKLCDRIAIINKGSLIALDTPEGLKRKTGASTMEEVFFRCTGTEWEDALADEDDE; this is encoded by the coding sequence ATGACCCAAACCCTGGAAATGCCGTCTTCACCCCATATCGAAACCGTACCGGACGACAAAGAGGTGGTGATCGATTGCCGCGGCGTGTCCAAGCACTTCTATGAACCCGTGGAAGGAAGCCGCACCTGGCGCAATCTGTTTCTCGGCGAACGCCGGCGGATCCGCGCGGTGAATCAGGTCTCCTTCCGGGTTTACCGGGGAGAGATTTTCGGCCTCCTCGGCGCGAACGGGTCCGGAAAATCGACGATGATCCGCCTGATCGCCACCCTCCTCTTCCCTGACGCGGGGCAGCTTACGGTGTTCGGCAAGGACGTGGTCCGGCACCAGCAGGAAGTGCGCCGCCGGATCAACAGGGTGTCGGTGGAAGCCTCCTTTTTCAAGAAGTTGTCTTCCATGGAAAACCTGCGCTACACGGCTCGCCTCTACGGGCTGTCCGTCCAGGAGGGGGAACGGCGCGCGCTGGAAATCCTTCGACGGCTGGGAATATCCAGTCAAAAATCCCGCGTGCCCCTGGAAAACCTCTCCCGGGGGATGCAGCAAAAGGTGGCCATCGCCCGGGCCTTGATGACCGATCCGGAATTGGTGCTCCTGGATGAGCCGACCACCGGGCTGGATCCCAAATCCAAGCGGGATGTTCAAAAGTTCCTGCTGGAGGTGAAGAAGGGCGGCCAAACCACGATGATTTTGACCAGTCACGATATGGACGAAGCGGAAAAGCTGTGCGATCGCATCGCCATCATCAACAAGGGATCGCTGATCGCTCTGGACACCCCGGAGGGATTGAAACGAAAGACGGGAGCCTCCACGATGGAGGAAGTCTTTTTCCGATGTACCGGAACGGAATGGGAGGATGCATTGGCCGATGAAGACGATGAATGA
- a CDS encoding thiolase family protein produces the protein MSARDAVIIDAVRTPIGRKKGLLSRTRPDEMAAHVLSAIVERNGIKPDLVEDVKMGCVTQIDEQGFNIGRIAALIAGFPVEVCGVSSNRMCGSSLETLNQAAHEVMAGMGDLFIAAGVESMSRVPMGSDGGNFSSKLTDRYMIIPQGFSAEMIASQWGFTREELDRFSYESHQKALRAQREGRFDREIVPIDVVTEEGEAVRMEKDETPRADTSLEKMAQLQPSFQADGVVTAGNSSQISDGAAAVLVASREKADELGLKPRARIVATATAGVDPTIMLTGVIPCTEKVLKKAGLTMDDIDLFEVNEAFASVVLAWQKETGAPWEKVNVNGGAIALGHPLGASGARITATLLNELERREARYGLMTMCIGFGMAIATIIEREA, from the coding sequence GTGAGTGCGAGGGATGCCGTGATTATCGACGCCGTGCGGACGCCCATCGGCCGGAAGAAGGGCCTGCTGAGCCGGACCCGGCCGGACGAAATGGCGGCCCACGTGCTGTCCGCCATCGTGGAGCGGAACGGAATCAAGCCGGACTTGGTGGAAGATGTGAAAATGGGTTGTGTCACCCAGATCGACGAACAGGGATTCAACATCGGGCGGATAGCAGCTTTGATCGCCGGCTTCCCCGTGGAGGTCTGCGGGGTCAGCTCCAACCGGATGTGCGGCTCCAGCCTGGAGACCCTGAACCAGGCGGCCCACGAAGTGATGGCCGGCATGGGGGACCTGTTCATCGCCGCCGGCGTGGAGAGCATGAGCCGCGTCCCGATGGGAAGCGACGGCGGAAACTTCAGCTCCAAATTGACGGATCGGTACATGATCATCCCCCAGGGCTTTTCCGCGGAGATGATCGCCTCCCAATGGGGATTCACCCGGGAGGAGCTGGACCGGTTTTCCTATGAAAGCCATCAGAAAGCCCTGCGGGCCCAGCGGGAAGGAAGGTTTGACCGCGAGATCGTTCCCATCGATGTGGTGACGGAGGAAGGGGAGGCGGTCCGGATGGAGAAGGACGAGACTCCCCGGGCGGACACCAGCCTGGAAAAGATGGCGCAGCTCCAGCCCTCCTTCCAGGCGGACGGCGTGGTGACCGCCGGCAATTCCAGCCAGATCTCCGACGGAGCGGCGGCGGTGCTGGTCGCCTCCCGGGAAAAGGCGGACGAGTTGGGACTGAAGCCCCGGGCGCGGATCGTCGCCACCGCCACGGCCGGGGTGGATCCGACGATCATGTTGACCGGTGTCATTCCCTGCACGGAGAAGGTCCTGAAAAAGGCCGGCCTCACCATGGACGATATCGATCTGTTCGAAGTGAACGAAGCCTTTGCCTCGGTGGTGTTGGCCTGGCAGAAGGAAACCGGAGCCCCTTGGGAAAAGGTGAACGTCAACGGCGGGGCGATCGCCCTGGGCCATCCGCTGGGGGCGAGCGGCGCCCGCATCACCGCCACGCTCCTGAACGAATTGGAGCGGCGTGAAGCCCGTTACGGATTGATGACCATGTGCATCGGCTTCGGGATGGCGATCGCCACCATTATCGAGCGGGAAGCGTAA
- a CDS encoding SDR family NAD(P)-dependent oxidoreductase gives MTYSLEGKVALVTGASRGLGRADALALARAGADVVITDILLESLDDDETAQKYGPMSQVMKSTGVVYAEKTAEEIRKMGRRSMAIRMDVTDREQVNEVFQKVKEEMGGIHILVNNAATLDHVSRIEYQNDEFWERDLRVNLTGTYNCTKAVWPIMKEQNWGRIINMASVAGTIGGFGQASYSTTKAGILGFTKSMALEGARYNITVNAIVPGIVNTEAFQMIDPKMRERMIQRTAFKRPGEPEDIANAICFLASDHAKYITGIELNVSGGIELFTF, from the coding sequence ATGACATACTCGCTGGAAGGAAAGGTGGCACTGGTCACGGGAGCTTCGCGCGGTTTGGGGCGGGCCGATGCGTTGGCCCTGGCCCGCGCGGGAGCGGATGTGGTGATCACCGATATTCTGCTGGAAAGCCTCGACGATGACGAAACGGCGCAAAAGTACGGACCGATGAGCCAGGTGATGAAGTCGACCGGGGTCGTCTACGCCGAAAAGACGGCGGAGGAGATCCGCAAGATGGGACGCCGTTCGATGGCCATCCGGATGGACGTCACCGATCGGGAACAGGTGAACGAGGTGTTCCAGAAGGTGAAGGAAGAGATGGGAGGCATCCACATCCTCGTCAACAACGCCGCCACCCTGGACCACGTCTCCCGCATCGAGTACCAGAACGACGAGTTTTGGGAGAGGGATCTGAGGGTGAACCTGACGGGGACCTACAACTGCACCAAGGCGGTCTGGCCGATCATGAAGGAGCAGAACTGGGGGCGGATCATCAATATGGCCTCCGTCGCGGGGACCATCGGCGGATTCGGTCAGGCCAGCTATTCCACGACCAAGGCCGGGATCCTCGGCTTCACCAAGAGCATGGCCCTGGAAGGCGCCCGCTACAACATCACCGTAAACGCGATCGTTCCCGGGATTGTCAACACGGAAGCCTTCCAGATGATCGATCCCAAGATGCGGGAGCGGATGATCCAGCGCACCGCCTTCAAGCGGCCAGGCGAACCGGAGGATATCGCAAATGCCATCTGTTTCCTCGCATCGGACCACGCCAAATACATCACCGGCATCGAGCTCAACGTGTCCGGCGGGATTGAACTGTTCACCTTCTGA
- a CDS encoding SCO family protein: protein MKDRRKLLKRIAWFGGVGLFAAVLIWKALDIANCLPFSGPAPAPSNEAETDSEIAWEVPEFEAVDQDGKPFKLSDMKGKVWLADFVFTNCNTVCPPMTANMALLQKRLKFEGLDVEIVSFSVDPERDDQKAIHEFAKQHNVDFSNWHFLTGYPFEEIQKLSRETFKAEVRMDPESDQVVHGTQFYLIDQSGKIRKFYNGVRPDDDQIVHDVKELLGK from the coding sequence ATGAAGGACCGTCGCAAACTGTTGAAGCGGATCGCATGGTTCGGCGGGGTCGGTCTCTTCGCAGCCGTTCTCATATGGAAGGCGTTGGACATCGCCAATTGTCTTCCCTTCAGCGGACCGGCTCCTGCACCTTCCAATGAGGCGGAGACGGATTCGGAAATTGCCTGGGAGGTCCCGGAATTTGAAGCGGTGGACCAAGACGGGAAACCCTTCAAACTGTCCGACATGAAAGGCAAGGTGTGGCTCGCCGATTTCGTCTTCACCAATTGCAACACCGTCTGCCCTCCGATGACGGCCAACATGGCCCTCCTCCAGAAGCGACTGAAATTTGAAGGGCTGGACGTGGAGATCGTCTCCTTCAGCGTCGATCCGGAGCGGGACGATCAAAAGGCGATTCACGAATTCGCCAAGCAACACAACGTGGATTTCTCCAACTGGCATTTCCTCACGGGATACCCCTTCGAGGAGATCCAGAAGTTGTCGCGGGAAACCTTCAAGGCGGAGGTCCGGATGGATCCCGAGTCGGATCAAGTGGTTCACGGCACCCAATTTTACCTCATCGATCAGTCCGGGAAGATTCGGAAGTTCTACAACGGCGTCCGACCCGATGACGATCAAATCGTTCATGACGTCAAAGAATTGCTCGGAAAGTGA
- a CDS encoding cytochrome c oxidase assembly protein, translating into MGFEELMELFRHPANWNLPGNLLAILVGAIYLILVGPLRRLFPGSAPVRPGKKIWFLSGLLLLYFTLGSPMDLLAHELFSFHMLQMSLLYLVLPPFFLQGIPDWMFRALFRIPGVRPVVSLFTRPVVALFVFNGLLSIYHVPLIFDRIMANEWLHAGVHLLLGITALFFWWPITAPVEELDRLKGWKRLVYIFAGGALLTPACALIIFSDTPMFALYKEGSALAPILTPQQDQQLGGVLMKIIQEISYGVALTYNFFLWVAQERAKDRIRKETDTAAPTTFTGASGKPQTNP; encoded by the coding sequence GTGGGATTTGAGGAACTGATGGAATTGTTTCGACACCCGGCCAACTGGAACCTGCCGGGAAACCTGCTGGCGATTCTGGTGGGAGCCATTTACCTCATCCTCGTCGGCCCCCTGCGCCGTCTGTTCCCGGGATCGGCGCCCGTTCGGCCCGGCAAGAAAATCTGGTTTTTGAGCGGGCTGCTGCTTTTGTATTTCACCCTGGGCAGTCCCATGGACCTTTTGGCTCATGAACTGTTCAGTTTCCACATGCTGCAGATGTCGCTCCTGTACCTGGTCCTGCCGCCCTTTTTCCTGCAGGGCATTCCGGATTGGATGTTTCGCGCCCTTTTCCGCATCCCCGGCGTGAGACCGGTGGTTTCTCTCTTCACGCGTCCGGTCGTGGCCCTGTTCGTATTCAACGGGCTGCTCTCCATCTATCACGTTCCGCTGATCTTCGATCGAATCATGGCCAACGAATGGCTTCACGCCGGCGTCCATCTCCTCCTCGGAATCACCGCCTTGTTCTTCTGGTGGCCCATCACCGCTCCGGTGGAGGAACTGGATCGTTTGAAGGGATGGAAGAGGCTCGTCTACATCTTTGCCGGCGGCGCCCTGCTCACCCCCGCCTGCGCGCTGATCATCTTCTCCGACACCCCCATGTTCGCCCTGTACAAAGAGGGGTCCGCGCTGGCGCCGATCCTAACCCCTCAGCAGGACCAACAGCTGGGAGGGGTCCTGATGAAGATCATCCAGGAGATCTCCTACGGCGTCGCCTTGACCTACAATTTCTTCCTCTGGGTGGCGCAGGAACGGGCCAAGGACCGAATACGGAAGGAAACCGACACCGCCGCGCCCACGACCTTCACCGGGGCAAGCGGCAAACCGCAGACCAATCCCTGA